GGTGCCGCCGACCTTCAGGAGGAGTTGGGGCCTGCACGCGGACAGGTAGCGCCGTTGCGTCAGTCTGCTTTGGCACGAGCCGCGCCACGGCAGACCTCCAGCAACTCCTTCCGGCTGCGGACGCCCAGCTTCGCCTTCGCCCGTCCCAAGAGCACGCGCACCGTCGAGGGAGCGAGCCCCAATTCGTAGGCGATCAGCTTGTCGTGGTGCCCGAGCTGGGCGTACCCGACGATCTCCTTCTCCCGCTTGCTCAATAGCGCCGGGCCGGGCGCGATGGGCTCGTTCTGGCGGGCGATGATGTAGCGCTCGCCGTTCTGCTCGATCTGGTCAACCAGCGACCAGCGCCCGGCCACGAGCGCCTTCCTGATCGCCAGGGATTTCTCCGGGTCTTTTGTCCGGAGGGGCCCCCGCGACTTCTCGAGCATCAGCACCGCGCGCCGCAAAAGGTCGCGGGCGTGCTCGCTTCGCGCTTCCCCGGTCGCGTCGTGGATCTTGCCGCTGGGGTCGAAGATGGCTTCGGGTTGGGCGTCGGCCCGTCCCGACGGGAGCCCCTTCAGCGCGTGTCGCAAGCGAACGGCGGTGGAGAGGTGAGCGGCGATACGTCCCCATTGCCGCACCT
This region of Archangium lipolyticum genomic DNA includes:
- a CDS encoding helix-turn-helix transcriptional regulator, which produces MAKADLLSIVEAAYRVDLEDAAWLAGLAEAVLPHLDDGFGVAAFEFYRPGDGLPEVVQRCHLGIPDKLAALYPTIFQTMDPEIRQRPFRMGPCITGSQMMGMRRGFLDEPHMKQYAQKFGMYDSFWITAAEPSGRGCGFHAGRSRLTRASAAQVRQWGRIAAHLSTAVRLRHALKGLPSGRADAQPEAIFDPSGKIHDATGEARSEHARDLLRRAVLMLEKSRGPLRTKDPEKSLAIRKALVAGRWSLVDQIEQNGERYIIARQNEPIAPGPALLSKREKEIVGYAQLGHHDKLIAYELGLAPSTVRVLLGRAKAKLGVRSRKELLEVCRGAARAKAD